A region from the Candidatus Neomarinimicrobiota bacterium genome encodes:
- a CDS encoding type II toxin-antitoxin system HicB family antitoxin produces MTHKLTAIIEREGDGFVALCPQLDIASQGQSIEEARANLQEALELFFETAPPEEQSRRMRAEVYVTQLEIPVG; encoded by the coding sequence ATGACCCACAAACTGACGGCCATCATTGAGCGGGAGGGCGACGGCTTCGTGGCCCTCTGTCCCCAACTGGACATTGCCAGCCAGGGCCAGTCCATCGAGGAGGCCCGCGCCAACTTGCAGGAGGCCCTGGAGCTATTTTTTGAGACGGCGCCACCGGAGGAACAGAGTCGCCGGATGCGGGCTGAGGTCTACGTGACCCAGCTCGAAATCCCGGTTGGCTAG
- a CDS encoding type II toxin-antitoxin system HicA family toxin, with protein sequence MCTILALHGFIEVRRRGSHIVMQAQLAQGTTTVPVPAHKELRVGTLMSIIRQPGLPRSAFES encoded by the coding sequence GTGTGCACAATCCTGGCGCTGCACGGTTTTATTGAGGTACGCAGGCGAGGCAGCCACATCGTGATGCAGGCGCAGTTGGCCCAGGGAACAACGACGGTTCCTGTACCGGCCCACAAGGAGCTGCGTGTCGGTACGCTGATGTCTATCATCCGTCAGCCCGGCCTTCCCCGCAGCGCATTCGAATCCTGA